In Synechococcales cyanobacterium T60_A2020_003, the DNA window TCATCGCGTCGCATGCGCCTACCATTGCTGGAAACCCGCGGGTTTCGATTAGCCCAACGGCCTGATTCCGCAAACGGTTATAGCCAGGTTCGGTCATCGCGCGAGATAAACGTTGCCCAATAGGGAGTACGGCATCTAAGTTAGGCAGCGGTTGCGCAATAATGGATTTGGAAACAAACTGTCCAAACTTTTCAGCCGTTTCCGCTCCAACCTCAACGGCAATCCGAATATCTGAAATTCCGCCTCGAACAACGGCGGTGCAGTATCCACTGCCTGTTTTTTCATAGCCGACTAGAGTTACCCCTGACGATTTCAGCATCATGTCAGCCGTAACAATAATGGCGGGGAAGCTACGAGTCGAAACCAGCCCCAACGCCATATTGCTGAAATCATGAGGCGATCGCCCCACCTTAGGCGCAGAACGCGCC includes these proteins:
- a CDS encoding BMC domain-containing protein, translating into MEVQKNQQPILARSAPKVGRSPHDFSNMALGLVSTRSFPAIIVTADMMLKSSGVTLVGYEKTGSGYCTAVVRGGISDIRIAVEVGAETAEKFGQFVSKSIIAQPLPNLDAVLPIGQRLSRAMTEPGYNRLRNQAVGLIETRGFPAMVGACDAMMKAADVHLAAYEVIGDGLCTAIVRGRVADVAVALEAGMSEAERIGELHAVGLIPRPLDDMEKTLPVASCWIERPEPLAIPLDLKERDEELVELPNLNELPAVKEEAMPLELSNLEQLSNTDHLRASQEDSLY